In Asanoa sp. WMMD1127, one genomic interval encodes:
- a CDS encoding TRAP transporter large permease translates to MILELWMVGVAIAFLLLIRVPVGLAFIGPSLWWALADGTSNGFALKTTFDGLNSFPLLAVPLFILVGVMANRLGIADRLYEFCLAALGRVRGNLAYVNVGSAVGFSWMSGSALADVAGLGKLQIPQMVKAGYPFGFAAGLTASSSLISPVMPPSIPAVIYAATATVSTGALFAASVIPAFIMAAGLCVYIFFWTARRPDLAAVPFDRSRFARASVGAVGPILTPVILLGGILSGLFTPTEAASVAVLYMLVLGVVYRTLRVRLLLQALRETAVITGGIALILGAAALLGLILTRARVSQNVAEFLTSVSENPIVFMILVNVILLVLGALIDATAIILVTVPVLLPIAIDLGIDPVYFGVVMIINLMIGLLTPPVGSVLYITSSVTGRPVDLVFRGVAPFLVPLVAVLVLISAFPDLALWLPGVLGF, encoded by the coding sequence ATGATCCTCGAGCTCTGGATGGTCGGCGTCGCGATCGCGTTCCTGCTGCTGATCCGCGTGCCGGTCGGGCTGGCGTTCATCGGCCCGAGCCTGTGGTGGGCGCTGGCCGACGGCACCTCGAACGGCTTCGCGCTCAAGACCACCTTCGACGGCCTCAACAGCTTCCCGCTGCTGGCCGTGCCGCTGTTCATCCTCGTCGGTGTCATGGCCAACCGGCTCGGCATTGCCGACCGGCTCTACGAGTTCTGCCTCGCGGCGCTCGGCCGGGTACGCGGCAACCTCGCCTACGTCAACGTCGGGTCCGCCGTCGGCTTCTCCTGGATGAGCGGCTCCGCCCTCGCCGACGTCGCGGGCCTCGGCAAGTTGCAGATCCCGCAGATGGTCAAGGCCGGCTATCCGTTCGGGTTCGCCGCCGGACTGACCGCGTCGTCGTCCCTGATCAGCCCCGTGATGCCACCCAGCATCCCGGCCGTCATCTACGCCGCCACGGCGACGGTGTCGACCGGCGCCCTGTTCGCGGCCTCGGTCATCCCGGCGTTCATCATGGCGGCCGGCCTGTGCGTCTACATCTTCTTCTGGACCGCGCGCCGGCCCGACCTGGCCGCGGTGCCGTTCGACCGGAGCCGCTTCGCGCGCGCGTCGGTCGGCGCCGTCGGCCCGATCCTCACCCCGGTCATCCTGCTCGGCGGGATCCTGTCGGGTCTGTTCACGCCGACCGAGGCCGCGTCGGTCGCCGTGCTCTACATGCTCGTGCTCGGTGTCGTCTACCGCACGCTGCGGGTCAGGCTGCTCCTGCAGGCCCTGCGTGAGACGGCGGTCATCACCGGCGGCATCGCGCTCATCCTCGGCGCGGCCGCGCTGCTGGGCCTGATCCTCACGCGGGCCCGGGTCTCGCAGAACGTCGCCGAGTTCCTCACCTCGGTCTCCGAGAACCCGATCGTCTTCATGATCCTGGTCAACGTCATCCTGCTCGTCCTGGGCGCCCTCATCGACGCCACCGCGATCATCCTCGTCACGGTGCCGGTGCTGCTCCCGATCGCGATCGACCTGGGGATCGACCCGGTCTACTTCGGCGTCGTGATGATCATCAACCTGATGATCGGCCTGTTGACACCACCTGTCGGCAGCGTCCTCTACATCACCAGCTCCGTCACCGGTCGCCCGGTGGATCTGGTCTTCCGCGGCGTCGCCCCGTTCCTCGTCCCGCTCGTCGCCGTTCTCGTCCTGATCTCCGCCTTCCCCGACCTCGCCCTGTGGCTGCCCGGAGTGCTCGGGTTCTGA
- the dctP gene encoding TRAP transporter substrate-binding protein DctP: MSHTSVGWRRIAAALALTLPIALASACSTASNTPAAEGENPTLTLKIGSSQPETQPNFYCGMKLLKERIEGQNLNLTLDLFPNSQLGPDAERFAGVQAGDIDIDLQGGSAMSTAFPKIGVLDAAYAFNDIDHFFKWVDSNGQDFFTEFNAATDTTIVDAWYFGMRTFTATAPIRKPEDLASLKIRFPNTPQFLANAKALGANAVSVALEELYLALQQGVAQGQENPVVATHAQKFDEILKVASLTNHQVGTHYVVLADKTLDKMSQAQKDALFKAIKDIRAENRKCVDEETEKVIDGWRAESGRTVVEIDQVDRQAFISKAEAYFNTYFKGADLELYKSIRSSAA; the protein is encoded by the coding sequence ATGTCGCACACGTCCGTCGGCTGGCGCCGGATCGCCGCGGCGCTCGCCCTCACCCTGCCCATCGCACTGGCCTCCGCCTGTTCCACCGCGAGCAACACGCCCGCGGCCGAAGGCGAGAACCCGACGCTGACGCTCAAGATCGGCAGCTCGCAACCGGAGACCCAGCCCAACTTCTACTGCGGCATGAAGCTGCTCAAGGAACGGATCGAGGGTCAGAACCTCAACCTGACCCTGGACCTGTTCCCGAACAGTCAGCTCGGGCCGGACGCCGAACGCTTCGCCGGCGTCCAGGCCGGTGACATCGACATCGACCTGCAGGGCGGCTCGGCCATGTCGACCGCCTTCCCGAAGATCGGTGTGCTCGACGCGGCGTACGCGTTCAACGACATCGATCATTTCTTCAAGTGGGTCGACTCCAACGGGCAGGACTTCTTCACCGAGTTCAACGCGGCCACCGACACCACGATCGTCGACGCGTGGTACTTCGGGATGCGCACGTTCACCGCGACGGCGCCCATCCGCAAGCCCGAGGACCTGGCCAGCCTCAAGATCCGCTTCCCGAACACGCCGCAGTTCCTGGCCAACGCCAAGGCGCTCGGCGCCAACGCGGTCTCCGTCGCGCTGGAGGAGCTCTACCTCGCCCTTCAGCAGGGTGTCGCGCAGGGCCAGGAAAACCCGGTGGTGGCCACCCACGCGCAGAAGTTCGACGAGATCCTCAAGGTGGCCAGCCTGACCAACCACCAGGTCGGCACCCACTACGTCGTCCTGGCCGACAAGACCCTCGACAAGATGAGTCAGGCCCAGAAGGACGCCCTGTTCAAGGCCATCAAGGACATCCGGGCCGAGAACCGCAAGTGCGTCGACGAGGAGACCGAGAAGGTCATCGACGGCTGGCGGGCGGAGTCGGGCCGCACGGTCGTCGAGATCGACCAGGTCGACCGCCAGGCCTTCATCAGCAAGGCCGAGGCCTACTTCAACACCTACTTCAAGGGCGCGGACCTCGAGCTCTACAAGTCCATCCGATCGTCCGCCGCCTGA
- a CDS encoding shikimate dehydrogenase, with the protein MSESVLIGLVGDGIQRSHTPLLHQREADRQGIRLVYTTIDSRIRGVRAQDVPDLLRWARVLGYRGLNITHPFKQTVAAFVDELCGEAAVLGAVNTVLFDDDATRGYNTDASGFRRSFAHSFADAARARVVQLGAGGAGSAVAHALLALGVGRLTIVDVDRARTDRLVALLAEEYGPERIAGATSDHLSRLLAVADGVVNATPLGMAHHPGSPIADTDLRADLWVADIVYRPIDTALLRAARAVGAPTLHGGGMSVFQATTAFELFTGRPADAAAMLAHSGELVDAER; encoded by the coding sequence GTGTCGGAGTCCGTCCTCATCGGACTCGTCGGTGACGGCATCCAGCGGTCGCACACGCCGCTGCTGCACCAGCGCGAGGCCGACCGGCAGGGCATCCGCCTCGTCTACACGACGATCGACAGCCGGATCCGCGGCGTACGCGCACAGGACGTTCCGGACCTGCTCCGGTGGGCCCGCGTGCTGGGTTACCGCGGTCTCAACATCACCCACCCGTTCAAGCAGACGGTCGCCGCGTTCGTCGACGAGCTGTGTGGCGAGGCCGCCGTGCTCGGCGCCGTCAACACGGTCCTGTTCGACGACGACGCCACCCGGGGATACAACACCGACGCCTCCGGGTTCCGGCGCAGCTTCGCGCACTCCTTCGCCGACGCGGCCCGGGCGCGGGTCGTGCAACTCGGCGCCGGCGGAGCGGGCTCGGCCGTCGCGCACGCCCTGCTGGCCCTCGGCGTCGGCCGCCTGACCATCGTCGACGTGGACCGCGCGCGCACCGATCGCCTCGTGGCCCTGCTGGCCGAGGAGTACGGCCCGGAGCGCATCGCCGGCGCCACCTCGGACCACCTGTCGCGCCTGCTGGCCGTGGCCGACGGCGTCGTCAACGCCACCCCGCTCGGCATGGCGCACCACCCCGGCTCGCCGATAGCGGACACCGACCTGCGCGCCGACCTGTGGGTGGCGGACATCGTCTACCGGCCGATCGACACCGCGCTGCTGCGGGCGGCGCGGGCGGTGGGCGCGCCGACCCTGCACGGCGGCGGGATGAGCGTCTTCCAGGCCACCACGGCGTTCGAGCTCTTCACCGGCCGACCGGCCGACGCCGCGGCGATGCTCGCCCACTCGGGTGAGCTCGTCGACGCGGAGCGCTGA
- a CDS encoding TIM barrel protein: MTHDILHPAVATVSLSGTLEDKLAAAAAARFRGVEIFASDLVASAWSPERVRAECVRRGLSIDLYQPFRDFEAVPPDLLAANLKRAERTFDILERLGAPTLLVCSTVARDAVDDDDLAAEQLHELADRAHRRGLRVAYEALAWGRFVNTYAHAWRIVRRADHPALGLCLDSFHVLSRGDDPAGIRVVPGAKLFHVQLADAPRMTVDVVEWSRHHRLFPGLGSFDLTGFLGHVLSTGYTGPLSLEVFNDVYRQAEPRRAAIDGMRSLIALREAVSVSAPPASRDRIRPAGLPPAPRLGGHVFTELAVDDRSGPVVAGALTALGFAHTGQHRSKPVELWEQGAARILLNHAPHRTVTPGTAAICALGLESADPAASARRADRLLVPVLPRLRQPEEAELMSVAAPDGTAVFLVGAGQDGDNWLQDFGPTGDLAPGHGRILGTDHVSLTDSVDDFDESTLFYRAVLGLRTEAATEIAAPFGLIRGRAAADPEHLVTIALNTAPLRRGDWAPAVPSPQHVAFRTDDAIASARALRAHGAPILAIPDNYYADLGARLDLPADQLDALREHSILYDRDEHGALLHFYTELLGSRVFFSVVQRVDGYRGLGDPASAPVRMAAHRERRLRTLRDTPTRRHDYSLAHLTALSLSPPELVDAAADAGYRYVGLRLRRVTPQEPHYPLATDPALMRSTKARLAATGIEVLDIELARIGPDDDPHEFQRFLEAGAELGARHVIAQLPDPDRARKTDRFARLCELARPLGLTVDLEFPSWTETPDLRETVRVLRGADQPNAGILVDLLHFARSGSSVADLRQLPGHWFHFVHVCDAPPGVPPTTEEIIHTARFERLFPGEGGIDVHGILDALPPGLPFALEIPRATLVAQVGAKEHARLALAAARDHLDAAQPAAA; this comes from the coding sequence ATGACCCACGACATCCTTCATCCGGCGGTCGCGACCGTGAGCCTCTCGGGGACACTCGAGGACAAGCTCGCCGCGGCCGCCGCCGCGCGGTTCCGGGGCGTCGAGATCTTCGCCAGCGACCTGGTGGCATCGGCGTGGTCGCCCGAGCGGGTGCGGGCCGAGTGCGTGCGCCGAGGTCTCTCGATCGACCTCTACCAACCGTTCCGTGACTTCGAGGCGGTGCCGCCCGACCTGCTCGCCGCCAACCTCAAGCGGGCCGAGCGCACCTTCGACATCCTCGAGCGACTCGGCGCGCCGACGCTGCTGGTGTGCTCGACGGTCGCGCGGGACGCGGTCGACGACGACGACCTCGCGGCCGAACAGCTGCACGAGCTCGCCGATCGCGCGCACCGGCGCGGCCTGCGCGTCGCCTACGAGGCCCTGGCCTGGGGCCGCTTCGTCAACACGTACGCCCATGCCTGGCGGATCGTCCGGCGGGCCGACCACCCGGCGCTCGGGCTGTGCCTGGACAGCTTCCACGTGCTGTCGCGCGGCGACGATCCCGCCGGCATCAGGGTGGTGCCCGGCGCCAAGCTGTTCCACGTCCAGCTCGCCGACGCGCCACGGATGACCGTCGACGTCGTCGAGTGGAGCCGCCATCACCGGCTCTTCCCCGGTCTCGGCTCGTTCGACCTCACCGGCTTCCTCGGTCACGTGTTGTCGACCGGCTACACCGGACCCCTTTCGCTCGAGGTGTTCAACGACGTCTACCGGCAGGCCGAACCCCGGCGGGCGGCGATCGACGGCATGCGCTCGCTGATCGCGCTGCGGGAGGCGGTGAGCGTCTCCGCACCACCCGCGAGCCGGGACCGCATCCGACCGGCCGGCCTGCCACCGGCGCCGCGGCTCGGCGGCCACGTCTTCACCGAGCTCGCCGTGGACGACCGCTCAGGGCCGGTCGTGGCCGGCGCCCTGACCGCGCTCGGCTTCGCCCACACCGGCCAGCACCGCTCGAAGCCGGTTGAGCTGTGGGAGCAGGGCGCCGCACGGATTCTGCTCAACCACGCGCCGCACCGCACGGTCACACCCGGCACCGCGGCGATCTGCGCGCTGGGGTTGGAGAGCGCGGACCCGGCGGCGTCGGCCCGCCGCGCCGACCGACTGCTGGTGCCGGTCCTGCCGCGGCTGCGCCAACCGGAAGAGGCCGAGCTGATGTCGGTCGCCGCGCCTGACGGCACCGCCGTCTTCCTGGTCGGCGCCGGCCAGGACGGTGACAACTGGCTGCAGGACTTCGGGCCGACCGGCGACCTGGCGCCGGGTCACGGCCGGATCCTCGGCACCGACCACGTGTCGCTGACCGACTCGGTCGACGACTTCGACGAGAGCACGCTGTTCTACCGGGCGGTGCTGGGCCTGCGCACCGAGGCGGCCACCGAGATCGCCGCTCCGTTCGGCCTGATCCGTGGCCGGGCCGCCGCCGATCCCGAGCACCTGGTCACGATCGCGCTCAACACCGCACCGCTGCGGCGCGGAGACTGGGCGCCGGCCGTGCCGAGCCCGCAGCACGTCGCCTTCCGCACCGACGACGCGATCGCCAGCGCCCGGGCCCTGCGCGCCCACGGCGCGCCGATCCTGGCCATCCCCGACAACTACTACGCCGACCTCGGCGCGCGCCTCGACCTGCCGGCCGACCAGCTCGACGCCCTCCGGGAGCATTCGATCCTCTATGACCGGGACGAGCACGGGGCGCTGCTGCACTTCTACACCGAGCTGCTGGGCTCGCGCGTCTTCTTCTCGGTCGTGCAGCGCGTCGACGGCTATCGCGGGCTCGGCGACCCGGCCAGCGCGCCGGTGCGGATGGCGGCGCACCGCGAGCGGCGGCTGCGTACGCTGCGGGACACGCCGACGCGACGGCACGACTACTCGCTGGCCCACCTGACGGCGCTGAGCCTGTCGCCCCCGGAGCTCGTCGACGCCGCCGCCGACGCCGGCTACCGCTACGTGGGACTGCGCCTGCGCCGGGTCACGCCCCAGGAGCCGCACTATCCACTCGCGACGGATCCGGCGCTGATGCGGTCGACCAAGGCCCGCCTGGCCGCGACCGGGATCGAGGTCCTGGACATCGAGCTGGCCCGCATCGGCCCCGACGACGACCCGCACGAGTTCCAGCGGTTCCTGGAGGCCGGCGCGGAGCTCGGCGCGCGGCACGTCATCGCCCAGCTGCCGGACCCGGACCGCGCGCGCAAGACCGACCGGTTCGCCCGGCTGTGCGAGCTGGCCCGGCCGTTGGGCCTGACGGTCGACCTGGAGTTCCCGTCGTGGACCGAGACGCCGGACCTCCGCGAGACCGTGCGAGTGCTGCGAGGCGCGGATCAGCCCAACGCCGGGATCCTGGTCGACCTGTTGCACTTCGCCCGCTCGGGGTCGAGCGTCGCCGACCTGCGGCAGCTGCCCGGGCACTGGTTCCACTTCGTGCACGTGTGCGACGCGCCGCCGGGGGTCCCGCCCACGACAGAGGAGATCATCCACACGGCCCGCTTCGAGCGGCTGTTCCCTGGCGAGGGCGGCATAGACGTCCACGGCATCCTCGACGCCCTGCCGCCGGGACTTCCGTTCGCCCTGGAGATCCCGCGGGCGACCCTCGTCGCCCAGGTGGGCGCCAAGGAGCACGCCCGGCTGGCGCTGGCGGCCGCCCGCGACCACCTCGACGCCGCGCAGCCGGCGGCCGCCTGA
- a CDS encoding SLC13 family permease, which yields MVLLWGSAVLSAIVDNIPYVATISPIVAEMVNADGTSQARVLWWALAIGADLGGNATAIGASANVVVLGLAERAGTKITFWEFTKYGLVVTLVTIALATPYLWLRYFAFP from the coding sequence ATGGTGCTGCTGTGGGGATCGGCCGTGCTGTCGGCGATCGTCGACAACATCCCCTACGTGGCCACCATCAGCCCGATCGTGGCGGAGATGGTCAACGCCGACGGCACCTCCCAGGCGCGGGTGCTGTGGTGGGCCCTGGCCATCGGCGCCGACCTGGGCGGCAACGCCACCGCGATCGGCGCGTCGGCCAACGTCGTCGTGCTGGGGCTGGCCGAACGCGCGGGCACGAAGATCACCTTCTGGGAGTTCACCAAGTACGGGCTCGTCGTGACGCTCGTCACCATCGCGCTGGCCACCCCGTACCTCTGGTTGCGTTACTTCGCGTTTCCATGA
- a CDS encoding GNAT family N-acetyltransferase — translation MAGELKTDRLNLRPWRVDDAEAALPIYGASNVARWLSPAMDSVPDADAMRLVLQQWVAEDARLPEPAGRWAVERRDDGRLVGGAILLPLPPRGEDLEMGWQLHPDVWGQGYAAEAGRAIARWAFDQGWDEVLAVARPANSRAQATARRIGMDWVGETEKYYGLRLQVFRLRPADLTDPAV, via the coding sequence GTGGCCGGTGAACTGAAGACGGATCGCCTCAACCTGCGGCCGTGGCGGGTCGACGACGCGGAGGCGGCGCTGCCGATCTACGGGGCGTCGAACGTGGCGCGGTGGCTCAGCCCCGCGATGGACAGCGTTCCCGACGCCGACGCGATGCGGCTGGTGCTGCAGCAGTGGGTCGCCGAGGACGCGCGCCTGCCGGAGCCCGCCGGGCGCTGGGCGGTCGAGCGCCGCGACGACGGCCGGCTCGTCGGCGGCGCCATTTTGCTGCCGCTGCCGCCGCGCGGCGAGGACCTGGAGATGGGCTGGCAGCTCCACCCCGATGTCTGGGGCCAGGGGTACGCGGCCGAGGCGGGGCGGGCCATCGCCCGGTGGGCGTTCGACCAGGGCTGGGACGAGGTCCTCGCGGTCGCCCGCCCGGCGAACTCCCGAGCCCAGGCGACCGCCCGCCGCATCGGGATGGACTGGGTCGGCGAGACGGAGAAATACTACGGCCTGCGCCTCCAGGTCTTCCGCCTCCGCCCGGCCGACCTGACCGACCCGGCGGTCTGA
- a CDS encoding SMP-30/gluconolactonase/LRE family protein, which translates to MTDVTVLSDIPCTLGESALWDGSRFYWVDILERRVHAMAWPAGPVVTVVLPDLVGSVALRAGGGLVAALRDAIAFCDVDAGTVEVVRAVDTPPGTRLNDGAVDPSGAFWFGSMDMAERTPSGSFYRLDGALTVRRAFGGIVCSNGPAWSPDGSTLYHVDSTVRLIRAYPVSPSGDVGPGRVFMSDVDHDWFPDGVTVDAQGYVWNCKFGGARIVRYAPDGTVDRVVPLPVANPTRCAFVGPHLDQLAVTSARVGGDPSPLAGQTLLLNPGARGLATPRFAG; encoded by the coding sequence ATGACTGACGTGACGGTGCTGAGCGACATCCCGTGCACGCTCGGCGAGAGCGCGCTGTGGGACGGATCGCGGTTCTACTGGGTCGACATCCTCGAACGTCGCGTGCACGCGATGGCGTGGCCGGCCGGTCCCGTCGTGACCGTGGTGCTGCCGGACCTGGTCGGCAGCGTCGCCCTGCGCGCCGGTGGCGGCCTGGTCGCGGCGTTGCGGGACGCGATCGCGTTCTGCGACGTCGACGCGGGCACGGTCGAGGTCGTACGCGCCGTCGACACCCCACCCGGCACCCGCCTCAACGACGGCGCCGTCGACCCCTCGGGCGCGTTCTGGTTCGGCTCCATGGACATGGCGGAGCGGACGCCGAGCGGCTCGTTCTATCGCCTCGACGGTGCGCTGACGGTGCGGCGCGCGTTCGGCGGCATCGTGTGCTCCAACGGTCCGGCCTGGAGTCCGGACGGTTCGACGCTCTATCACGTCGACTCCACCGTCCGGCTGATCCGGGCCTATCCGGTCTCCCCTTCCGGCGACGTCGGACCGGGCCGGGTGTTCATGTCCGATGTGGACCACGACTGGTTCCCCGACGGCGTGACGGTGGACGCCCAGGGCTACGTCTGGAACTGCAAGTTCGGCGGCGCGCGGATCGTCCGCTACGCCCCGGACGGCACGGTCGACCGGGTCGTGCCCCTTCCGGTGGCCAACCCCACGCGCTGCGCGTTCGTCGGGCCGCACCTGGACCAGCTGGCGGTGACCTCGGCCCGCGTCGGCGGCGACCCGTCGCCGCTGGCCGGCCAGACCCTCCTGCTCAACCCCGGCGCCCGCGGCCTGGCCACGCCCCGGTTCGCCGGGTGA
- a CDS encoding ABC transporter permease produces the protein MRLPTVLDSPGARRIFYALGGTVAVLLAGAILHPGFASWSSLRVMLVVASFTGFVAAGQMLVVLVGGIDLSIPWVLNGAAIVLTTSSLGQTSRAPLAIALALGVGALVGLGNGLGVAWLGVPAVVMTLGMNGVMQGLTLGLSKGLTCASCGSYAPEPLRGLFSGALPAQLFLWAGVGLFMTVLLTLSTFGRRVYAVGVNPRAAFLSGVGVRGVTVALYTLSGVFAALAGIALVAYGGQPSLGLGDPYLFESIAAVVVGGVSILGGRGHYLGVIAGSLTLVAVTTFLQAQRVPEYGRLVIYGLVILAILFAYGREKAHD, from the coding sequence CGGCGCGATCCTGCACCCCGGCTTCGCGTCCTGGTCGAGCCTGCGGGTGATGCTCGTCGTCGCCAGCTTCACCGGCTTCGTCGCGGCCGGGCAGATGCTCGTCGTGCTCGTCGGCGGCATCGACCTGTCGATCCCCTGGGTGCTCAACGGCGCGGCGATCGTGCTCACCACGTCGAGTCTCGGCCAGACCTCGCGAGCGCCGCTGGCGATCGCCCTCGCGCTCGGCGTCGGCGCGCTGGTCGGTCTGGGCAACGGCCTGGGCGTGGCGTGGCTCGGCGTGCCCGCGGTCGTCATGACGCTCGGCATGAACGGGGTCATGCAGGGCCTCACGCTCGGCCTCTCGAAGGGGCTGACCTGCGCGTCCTGCGGCTCGTACGCCCCGGAGCCGCTGCGCGGCCTGTTCTCCGGCGCGCTGCCCGCCCAGCTGTTCCTCTGGGCCGGGGTGGGCCTGTTCATGACGGTGCTCCTGACCCTGTCCACCTTCGGCCGCCGGGTCTACGCCGTCGGCGTCAACCCCCGCGCCGCCTTCCTGTCCGGTGTCGGCGTGCGGGGCGTGACCGTGGCGCTCTACACGCTCAGCGGCGTGTTCGCCGCGCTGGCCGGCATCGCGCTCGTCGCCTACGGCGGCCAGCCGTCGCTCGGACTCGGCGACCCGTACCTCTTCGAGTCGATCGCCGCCGTCGTGGTCGGCGGCGTCTCCATCCTCGGCGGCCGCGGCCATTACCTGGGTGTCATCGCCGGCTCGCTCACCCTGGTGGCCGTGACGACGTTCCTGCAGGCGCAACGCGTCCCCGAGTACGGCCGCCTGGTCATCTACGGCCTGGTCATCCTCGCCATCCTCTTCGCGTACGGCCGGGAGAAGGCTCATGACTGA